From Sporolactobacillus pectinivorans:
TATACAGAGCAATGCCGAACACCAATTTCTGCGTCGATGTTTTCTTAAAAAATGACATAAAGCGTGGTGAGAACTACAAAAGACACTGGCATGAACAATTGCAACTCTATTATTTTGTTGAAGGCAAGGCGATTCTTGAATGCGGCCACAATCGCTTCGAAGTGTCATGCGGTAACGTTGCCGTAGTCAACAGCAACGAATTGCACTATCTGGAAAGCCTTTCCGACGACCTTGAATTTTATGTCATTCGTATTGATCCCACCTTCCTTTTCAGCAATCAAGTCGACCTATTACAGACGAAATATTTTGCTCCGCTGGCTCAGAACCATATTGCCTTTCAAAACCTGATTGAAAACGATGCGCAGATAGTGGATTATGTCACAAAAACGATTCAGGAATATTTTACAAAAGAAACCGGCTACGAACTTGCCATAAAGGGATCCATTTACCAGTTGATTGTACTGTTGATGCGCAGGTATGTTGGTAAAATTTTGACAAAAAATGAGTTTGAGGAGAGAGCCCGTACGCTGAAACGTTACGAAGATGTTTTTCAGGCCATCGAAAACAATTACGTCGAAAAAATCAGTTTAAAGGAACTGGCAGACAGCGTGAATATAAGTACTTACCATTTCTGCAGGACATTTAAACAAATGACCGGAAAAACGACAACTGAATACATTAATGGGGTGCGGCTTGAAAAAGCAGTCTGCTTTCTGGAGCAGACAAATCTGAATATCACCGAAATTGCACAGAAATGCGGCTTTGACAGTGTGAATTATTTCAGTCGCCTCTTCAGAAAGCACTATAACACGTCCGCAACCAAATTCAGGAGAACTCATACTGGACAGTTTTCCACATAAATCGTCTTAGTTTTGTTTATAATCTTTAAACTGACTCCTAACTTGTATAATTAAAAAATGCATTTTTAGAATTCACTCTACTATCAAAAAAACTTTCCACATGCAGAAACTCTTCACACATTCTGGGGAAAATAACGGAAGCCCCTTCTTTATGTATCAAATTGGATAATATTCTCCATATAATCCAATCACAAAGATCTTCCTATTATAGACCGCCGTTTCATCATAATAATTCAATGATACAGGAAAAGGGCAGCATTTTTCAATTTGCGTGAAAATGGTGCCCTTTTATCTTCCATACATCTTTATGATTCACTGACTGCCAATGATTTTACTATTTGCCGCCAATTATATTTTCGTACCATAGAATTTCATATTTTATAGAAGCGTTCCGTAACGTAACCCGGTTGTTGCCTCATTTATGCTTCGAAGTATCATAACCCAACTGCTTTTCACCTGAAATGCCTGGATTTGTCATTTCATACGGGTCGAGAATGATGTCTAATTGCTCTCTTGTCAATACATGATGTTCCAGACAAAGCTGGCGGATTGACTTCTCTGA
This genomic window contains:
- a CDS encoding AraC family transcriptional regulator, whose product is MRDSNTYLYRAMPNTNFCVDVFLKNDIKRGENYKRHWHEQLQLYYFVEGKAILECGHNRFEVSCGNVAVVNSNELHYLESLSDDLEFYVIRIDPTFLFSNQVDLLQTKYFAPLAQNHIAFQNLIENDAQIVDYVTKTIQEYFTKETGYELAIKGSIYQLIVLLMRRYVGKILTKNEFEERARTLKRYEDVFQAIENNYVEKISLKELADSVNISTYHFCRTFKQMTGKTTTEYINGVRLEKAVCFLEQTNLNITEIAQKCGFDSVNYFSRLFRKHYNTSATKFRRTHTGQFST